A section of the Deinococcus aerolatus genome encodes:
- a CDS encoding type I phosphoribosyltransferase, with protein sequence MTQANQEVSVKIGGVSRTLPSARAGSMGRVPLVEFIGDSEFTKAVAREMLVMIPEGTEVLLTVVTNALPLAHELSHLSGLPYECVRKKRRPYMQDPIIQDAPSMTLGVAETFWLDSPHAARLHGKKVAIVQDVISSGGTAQTLARIVERSGGTVSGYVAAFRQGEGALSLPFKYLEKLPARI encoded by the coding sequence ATGACCCAGGCCAACCAGGAAGTGAGCGTGAAGATTGGCGGCGTGAGCCGCACCCTGCCCAGCGCCCGGGCGGGCAGCATGGGCCGCGTGCCGCTGGTGGAATTCATCGGCGACAGCGAATTCACCAAGGCGGTGGCCAGGGAAATGCTGGTCATGATTCCCGAAGGCACCGAGGTGCTGCTGACGGTGGTGACCAACGCGCTGCCGCTGGCCCACGAACTCAGCCACCTGAGCGGGCTGCCCTACGAGTGCGTGCGCAAGAAGCGCCGCCCCTACATGCAAGACCCCATCATTCAGGACGCCCCCAGCATGACCCTGGGGGTGGCCGAGACCTTCTGGCTGGACAGTCCGCACGCTGCCCGCCTGCACGGCAAGAAAGTCGCCATTGTGCAGGACGTGATTTCCAGCGGCGGCACCGCGCAGACGCTGGCCCGCATCGTCGAACGTTCGGGCGGCACCGTCAGCGGGTACGTGGCCGCCTTCCGGCAGGGCGAGGGCGCCCTGAGCCTGCCCTTCAAGTACCTGGAAAAGCTGCCTGCCCGGATCTGA
- a CDS encoding DedA family protein produces MVDWIQNLMSSLGYLGIVLLMVLENVFPPIPSELILPLAGFAASRGDLSVVGVVLAGTLGSVVGTLPLYFIGRVFSEERLVAWADRHGRWLALSGQDIRKPDDWFDRHGPKAVLFGRMVPGIRSLLSLPAGMSEMALPTFLLYSAIGSALWASLLTGAGYLLGDHYERVGEYLGPASTVIVGVLVVVATVWFVRRRQQAAAQPARADHTEQPARRQS; encoded by the coding sequence ATGGTGGACTGGATTCAAAACCTGATGAGTAGCCTGGGGTACCTGGGCATCGTGCTGCTGATGGTGCTGGAGAACGTGTTTCCGCCGATTCCCAGCGAGCTGATTCTGCCCTTGGCGGGTTTTGCGGCCTCGCGCGGCGACCTGAGCGTCGTGGGCGTGGTGCTGGCGGGCACGCTGGGCAGCGTCGTGGGCACCCTGCCGCTGTATTTCATCGGGCGGGTGTTCAGCGAGGAGCGGCTCGTGGCCTGGGCTGACCGGCACGGCCGGTGGCTGGCCCTGAGCGGCCAGGACATCCGTAAGCCCGACGACTGGTTTGACCGTCACGGTCCGAAGGCGGTGCTATTCGGGCGCATGGTGCCGGGCATCCGCAGCCTGCTGAGCCTGCCGGCCGGCATGAGCGAGATGGCGCTGCCCACCTTCTTGCTGTACAGCGCTATTGGTTCGGCGCTGTGGGCCAGCCTGCTGACCGGCGCGGGCTACCTGCTGGGCGATCACTACGAGCGGGTGGGCGAGTACCTCGGCCCGGCCTCCACCGTGATTGTCGGGGTTCTGGTGGTCGTGGCCACCGTGTGGTTTGTGCGTCGTCGGCAACAGGCCGCCGCGCAGCCCGCCCGGGCAGACCACACGGAGCAGCCAGCCCGACGTCAGAGCTGA
- the rdgB gene encoding RdgB/HAM1 family non-canonical purine NTP pyrophosphatase: MQVTVATGNAGKVREIGEALAELGWTLRPLGNLTLPEETGATYEENAALKACTVALMTRTYALADDSGIEVDALNGEPGVYSARFGGRDSDLERNLYLLERLRGQGNRRARFVSVVILAHPNGHVETYRGELPGTLLEGPRGSGGFGYDPLFVPDGQTRTLAEMTVAEKQAISHRGRALAALKAAHQQAAL; encoded by the coding sequence ATGCAGGTGACGGTGGCGACAGGAAACGCCGGCAAGGTGCGCGAGATCGGCGAGGCGCTGGCGGAACTGGGCTGGACCCTGCGGCCGCTGGGGAACCTGACCCTGCCCGAGGAAACCGGCGCCACCTACGAGGAAAACGCTGCCCTGAAGGCCTGCACGGTGGCGCTGATGACCCGCACCTACGCCCTGGCCGACGACAGCGGCATCGAGGTGGACGCCCTGAACGGCGAGCCGGGCGTGTACAGCGCACGTTTTGGCGGCCGGGACAGCGATCTGGAGCGCAACCTTTACCTGCTGGAGCGGCTGCGCGGGCAGGGCAACCGCCGTGCCCGGTTCGTGTCGGTGGTGATCCTGGCCCATCCCAACGGGCACGTGGAGACGTACCGGGGCGAACTGCCCGGCACGCTGCTGGAAGGCCCGCGCGGCAGCGGCGGCTTCGGCTACGATCCTCTGTTTGTCCCCGACGGCCAGACCCGCACCCTGGCCGAGATGACCGTGGCCGAGAAACAGGCGATCAGCCACCGGGGCCGGGCGCTCGCGGCCCTGAAGGCGGCGCACCAACAGGCGGCCCTCTAG
- the pelF gene encoding GT4 family glycosyltransferase PelF, which yields MLMSSQSSAPRIALYTEGTYPQAHGGVSVWVDQLVRGLRDHRFVVQAVSGLPFERAALELPDNVSFTQVPLWGQPPPAPGRPDAARRRAVEDAYAALLDGLCTMDLDLFATGLRALSELGQAGGLTALLDTPRLARLTLERWSGHAAQQAATRGRGDARLPLPTVADALDAQLWLEHALRPMGHPAPQADVGHAVSNGFAGLLALHGLWTHGAPFVLTEHGVYLRERYMEFRRSTYRPGFKGMLLRFYRLLCSLVYREATLVLPGSHYNRRWEERLGAHPDKIRCVYNGIDPNIFPPAEQEPDASVVSWVGRIDPLKDIETLIRAFDLVRRRNAGAQLRLFGGTPAGNEGYLYQCQSLTQQLNLTEHVTFEGRIDDITDAYRAGQVVALTSVSEGFPYTVIEAMAMGRPPVATRVGGVPEAVGDAGLIVRPRDVMGVASALTRLLDDAPLRARLGRAARERVMELFTLDGCLDAYRRAYPLVLAGGNGL from the coding sequence ATGTTGATGTCATCACAGTCCAGCGCTCCCCGCATTGCCCTGTACACGGAGGGAACGTACCCCCAGGCCCATGGGGGCGTCAGCGTGTGGGTGGATCAGCTGGTGCGTGGGCTGAGGGACCACCGGTTCGTGGTCCAGGCTGTATCCGGGCTGCCGTTTGAGCGGGCGGCGCTGGAGTTGCCGGACAACGTGAGCTTCACGCAGGTGCCGCTGTGGGGCCAGCCGCCCCCTGCGCCCGGGCGTCCGGATGCCGCCCGCCGGCGCGCGGTGGAAGACGCGTACGCGGCGCTGCTGGACGGCCTGTGCACGATGGATCTGGACCTGTTCGCCACCGGCTTGCGGGCGCTGAGTGAGCTGGGGCAGGCCGGTGGCCTGACGGCGCTGCTGGACACACCGCGGCTGGCCCGGCTGACGCTGGAGCGGTGGTCCGGGCACGCGGCCCAGCAGGCGGCCACCCGTGGGCGCGGCGACGCCCGGCTGCCGCTGCCGACCGTGGCCGATGCCCTGGACGCCCAGCTGTGGCTGGAACATGCGCTGCGTCCTATGGGCCATCCGGCCCCGCAGGCAGACGTGGGACACGCCGTCAGCAACGGCTTTGCGGGGCTGCTGGCGCTGCACGGCCTGTGGACCCACGGCGCCCCGTTTGTGCTGACCGAACACGGCGTGTACCTGCGCGAGCGCTACATGGAGTTCCGCCGCAGCACCTACCGTCCGGGCTTCAAGGGCATGCTGCTGCGCTTTTACCGCCTGCTGTGCAGCCTGGTCTACCGCGAGGCCACGCTGGTGCTGCCGGGATCGCACTACAACCGCCGCTGGGAAGAGCGGCTGGGCGCGCATCCCGACAAGATCAGGTGCGTGTACAACGGCATTGACCCCAACATTTTCCCGCCGGCCGAGCAGGAGCCGGACGCGAGCGTGGTGAGCTGGGTGGGGCGCATCGATCCCCTCAAGGACATCGAGACGTTGATCCGCGCCTTCGATCTGGTGCGCCGCCGCAATGCGGGCGCGCAATTGCGGCTGTTCGGCGGGACCCCGGCGGGCAACGAGGGCTACCTGTATCAATGCCAGAGCCTGACCCAGCAACTGAACCTGACTGAGCACGTGACCTTCGAGGGCCGCATCGACGACATCACCGACGCCTACCGTGCCGGGCAGGTCGTGGCCCTGACCAGCGTCAGTGAGGGCTTTCCCTACACCGTGATCGAGGCCATGGCGATGGGCCGGCCCCCGGTGGCCACCCGTGTGGGCGGCGTGCCAGAGGCAGTGGGGGACGCCGGACTGATCGTGCGCCCACGCGACGTGATGGGCGTGGCCAGCGCACTGACCCGCCTCCTGGACGACGCACCGCTGCGTGCCCGGCTGGGCCGCGCCGCGCGCGAGCGGGTCATGGAACTGTTCACGCTGGACGGCTGCCTGGACGCCTACCGGCGGGCCTACCCGCTGGTGCTGGCCGGAGGAAACGGACTGTGA
- a CDS encoding GDP-mannose 4,6-dehydratase yields MTQTAPPRPSVPTSSQRPLVAVTGADGFIGSHLTEELVRAGYRVKAMAIYNSQGSYGWLDTVPAETMQHVEVQLGDVRDAGSVRALMQDAQTVYHLAALIAIPYSYVAPRSYVETNITGTLNVLEAARELGTARVVHTSTSEVYGTARTAPIHESHPLQGQSPYSATKIGADKLAESYFLSFGLPVVTLRPFNTYGPRQSARAVIPTIISQVAAGRREIRLGDLRPTRDFNYVADTARAFRAVGEAGSEVLGHTLNAGSGREITVGDTVKLIGQVMGAELQVTQEDVRLRPEGSEVMRLLADHSELSRLTGWQPEFTLEEGLKRTAAWFTDPVNLARYRVDQYTV; encoded by the coding sequence ATGACCCAGACTGCCCCGCCCCGCCCCTCCGTTCCCACCTCTTCCCAGCGCCCGCTGGTGGCCGTGACTGGCGCCGACGGCTTTATCGGCTCGCACCTGACCGAGGAACTGGTCCGCGCCGGTTACCGCGTCAAGGCCATGGCGATCTACAACTCGCAGGGCTCGTACGGGTGGCTGGACACCGTGCCCGCCGAAACCATGCAGCATGTGGAGGTGCAGCTGGGCGACGTGCGCGACGCGGGCAGCGTTCGGGCGCTGATGCAAGATGCCCAGACCGTCTACCACCTGGCCGCGCTGATCGCCATTCCTTACTCCTACGTCGCGCCGCGCTCGTACGTGGAGACCAACATCACCGGCACGCTGAACGTGCTGGAGGCTGCCCGCGAGCTGGGCACCGCGCGGGTGGTCCACACCTCCACCAGCGAGGTCTACGGCACCGCCCGCACCGCGCCCATTCACGAAAGCCACCCCCTGCAGGGCCAGTCGCCGTACTCGGCCACCAAGATCGGCGCCGACAAGCTGGCCGAGAGCTACTTCCTGAGCTTCGGGTTGCCGGTGGTGACCCTGCGGCCCTTCAACACCTACGGCCCGCGCCAGTCGGCCCGCGCGGTGATTCCCACCATCATCTCTCAGGTGGCGGCGGGGCGGCGCGAGATCCGGCTGGGTGACCTGCGGCCCACCCGCGACTTCAACTACGTCGCCGACACCGCCCGGGCCTTCCGCGCTGTGGGCGAGGCGGGCAGCGAGGTCCTGGGCCACACCCTGAACGCCGGCTCGGGCCGCGAGATCACCGTGGGCGACACCGTGAAACTGATCGGCCAAGTGATGGGTGCCGAGCTGCAGGTCACCCAGGAAGACGTGCGGCTGCGTCCCGAGGGCAGCGAGGTCATGCGCCTGCTGGCGGACCACTCGGAGCTGAGCCGCCTGACCGGCTGGCAGCCCGAATTCACGCTGGAAGAGGGCCTGAAACGCACCGCCGCGTGGTTCACCGATCCCGTCAATCTGGCCCGTTACCGCGTCGATCAATACACTGTCTGA
- a CDS encoding nucleotidyltransferase family protein has translation MHAVILAGGKGTRLRPYTTCVPKPLVPIGDTYSILEIVLYQLRSHGFSSVTLAVGHMGHLIRAFVGDGSRYGLKVEYTDEETPLGTIGPVLNVLDDLPEQFLVMNGDVLTNLNYGAFLRGHIQSDRPVTVATYNREIKSEFGVLDLNEAGNQITGFREKPTVHFQVSMGVYAVSREALRGYTPGQVLGFDTLMLDLLAAGQCPGSDLFGGYWLDIGRPEDYDMANEQWQEMSAILLPQLTLDAAD, from the coding sequence ATGCACGCAGTCATCCTGGCCGGAGGAAAAGGCACCCGCCTGCGCCCCTACACCACCTGCGTTCCTAAACCGCTGGTGCCGATTGGCGACACCTACTCGATCCTGGAGATCGTGCTGTACCAGCTGCGTTCGCATGGCTTCTCGTCAGTAACGCTGGCGGTGGGGCACATGGGCCACCTGATCCGGGCTTTCGTGGGCGACGGCAGCCGCTACGGACTGAAAGTGGAGTATACCGACGAGGAAACGCCGCTGGGGACCATCGGTCCGGTGCTGAATGTGCTGGACGATCTGCCCGAGCAGTTTCTGGTCATGAACGGCGACGTGCTGACCAACCTGAATTACGGCGCGTTCCTGCGGGGCCACATCCAGTCGGACCGCCCGGTCACGGTGGCCACCTACAACCGCGAGATCAAGAGCGAGTTCGGGGTGCTGGACCTCAACGAGGCCGGCAACCAGATCACCGGCTTCCGCGAGAAGCCCACGGTGCATTTTCAGGTCAGCATGGGCGTGTACGCCGTCTCCCGGGAGGCGCTGCGCGGCTACACGCCGGGGCAGGTGCTGGGCTTCGACACGCTGATGCTCGATCTGCTGGCTGCCGGGCAGTGTCCCGGCAGTGACCTGTTCGGCGGCTACTGGCTCGACATCGGGCGCCCGGAGGATTACGACATGGCCAACGAGCAGTGGCAGGAGATGTCGGCCATCCTGCTCCCCCAGTTGACACTGGACGCCGCCGATTAA
- a CDS encoding NAD-dependent epimerase/dehydratase family protein — translation MTGAPLPVPAGLVLVLGARGFLGTQIVAGLRAMGWDVRVPPPGDLTAAPGADWNRWLDGVSGVINAAGRTGGSPGELTRANALLPARVLEELARTGGNGDVKLVHLASAAEYGAVPEGHASAEDEPARPLSPYGASKLAGTVLIEEALRSGRVRGAALRLTNPLGAGIGAGTLPGRAARELTAAVREGHPTVRFGPLGARRDFVDARDAARAALHALTSDLSGVVNVGSGQARPVRDVVDGLAALTGYRGRILEDAPGSPRSGDVPYQRADISRLLGSGFTLRHSLDDALQSLLSGVEAGPADPRRSEPILR, via the coding sequence GTGACGGGAGCGCCTCTGCCTGTCCCCGCCGGCCTGGTGCTGGTGCTGGGGGCACGCGGCTTTCTGGGCACGCAGATCGTGGCCGGGCTGCGGGCGATGGGCTGGGACGTGCGCGTTCCCCCGCCGGGCGATCTGACGGCAGCCCCGGGCGCCGACTGGAACCGCTGGCTGGACGGCGTATCGGGCGTGATCAACGCGGCGGGCCGGACCGGCGGCAGCCCCGGCGAACTGACCCGCGCCAACGCCCTGTTGCCTGCGCGGGTGCTGGAAGAGCTGGCCCGCACGGGTGGCAACGGGGACGTGAAGCTGGTTCATCTCGCCTCCGCCGCGGAGTACGGTGCGGTGCCGGAGGGCCACGCCTCGGCCGAGGATGAACCGGCCCGGCCACTGTCGCCCTACGGCGCGTCCAAGCTGGCCGGCACCGTGCTGATCGAGGAAGCGCTGCGCAGCGGGCGGGTACGCGGCGCGGCGCTGCGCCTGACCAATCCGCTGGGGGCGGGCATCGGCGCCGGCACCCTGCCGGGCCGCGCGGCCCGCGAGCTGACGGCAGCGGTGCGTGAGGGCCACCCCACGGTGCGCTTCGGGCCACTGGGCGCGCGGCGTGATTTCGTGGACGCCCGTGACGCCGCGCGCGCCGCGCTGCACGCCCTGACCTCGGACCTGAGCGGCGTGGTCAACGTGGGAAGTGGGCAGGCCCGCCCGGTGCGTGATGTGGTGGACGGTCTGGCGGCCCTGACCGGCTACCGGGGCCGCATTCTGGAGGACGCCCCCGGCAGTCCCCGCAGCGGCGACGTGCCCTACCAGCGCGCCGACATCTCGCGGCTGCTGGGCAGTGGATTCACGCTGCGGCACAGCCTGGACGATGCGCTCCAAAGCCTGCTTTCCGGGGTGGAGGCAGGTCCTGCTGACCCGCGCCGGTCAGAGCCAATCCTGCGCTGA
- a CDS encoding Agd3-related carbohydrate-binding protein translates to MNKRLLLSALTLSLLLAACGGSPSPSTGANNALTIPAEAEAQPDTVEPEYENVRTVSGHVHAVDPAPVMTNLPRDARLGPATVPQGQRLTAQTLPANAQTDRVELKVLVLSSGKGDYGIDSARSMLQRSGVPYDVLDASQQPLDLARLINADGSGKYQGVILTSNALVAETSPGVYTSALDSDEWATLFQYEAAYGVRQLALYGYPGVVPEDYGLRAVAGAETSTTFMAPNPAGLGVFRDLKATAKLPVKYAFSYPSSVVEGVPGVMSTTPLLTDPQGRVLAATSTAADGRERLLVTTAQNPALVHTELMGYGLVQWLTRGIHLGEHRRFLQVDIDDYFLAGDRLNAASGQLYTKPFRLSAADMVSVFYQQVKLRDTFKEAGGFRYSMVFNGGGANTAAPASCLLFLPSKDQLTSMSKCLKDQFDWVNHTKDHLRMDVMDLKTASDQIATNFTLGTKLGLPVNSRSLVTGEHSGLGNMDPTDDGTYNDSDVNLPKQDLGLGRSNPNMLLAAGSAGVRYLASDHSVASQWDASCSTCGVPHPMDSSLFLVPRWPINVHYHVTNPDEVLKSYNSIYAPGGTRPYWDHALNYTEFLDKESDLALTHMLGGGAFPHYLHQTNLNQYRLGKSVASDWVEAALRKYSSYSTLPLNTYNWDQLGDYMKSRTLEEKAKAAGTLGAVWDRKTGVVSIRGAGPVTLTGANSGTLYGGTRILSSTVNGTTTLPVSPR, encoded by the coding sequence ATGAACAAACGACTTCTGCTGTCTGCCCTGACCCTGTCCCTGCTGCTCGCTGCCTGCGGCGGCTCACCTTCGCCCAGCACCGGCGCCAACAACGCCCTGACCATTCCGGCCGAGGCCGAGGCCCAGCCGGACACGGTTGAGCCCGAGTACGAGAACGTGCGCACCGTGTCGGGGCACGTACACGCGGTGGATCCCGCGCCCGTGATGACCAACCTGCCCAGGGACGCCCGGCTTGGCCCCGCCACGGTGCCACAGGGACAGCGGCTGACGGCCCAGACGTTGCCGGCCAATGCCCAGACCGACAGGGTGGAGCTGAAGGTTCTGGTGCTGAGCAGCGGCAAAGGTGACTACGGCATCGACAGTGCCCGCTCGATGCTGCAGCGCAGCGGCGTGCCCTACGACGTGCTGGACGCCAGTCAGCAGCCGCTGGACCTGGCCCGGCTGATTAACGCGGACGGCAGCGGAAAGTACCAGGGCGTGATCCTGACCAGCAACGCCCTGGTGGCCGAGACCAGCCCCGGCGTGTATACCAGTGCCCTGGACAGCGACGAGTGGGCCACCCTGTTTCAGTACGAGGCGGCCTACGGGGTGCGGCAGCTGGCGCTGTACGGCTACCCTGGCGTCGTGCCGGAGGATTACGGCCTGCGGGCCGTGGCGGGCGCGGAGACCTCGACGACCTTCATGGCGCCCAACCCTGCGGGGCTTGGGGTGTTCAGGGACCTCAAGGCCACGGCAAAACTGCCCGTGAAATACGCCTTCTCCTACCCTTCTTCAGTGGTTGAAGGTGTTCCTGGCGTGATGAGCACCACACCGCTGCTGACAGACCCGCAGGGCCGCGTGCTGGCCGCCACCAGCACCGCCGCCGACGGGCGTGAGCGGCTGCTGGTCACCACGGCCCAGAACCCGGCCCTGGTGCACACCGAACTGATGGGGTACGGGCTGGTGCAGTGGCTGACCAGAGGGATTCACCTGGGCGAGCACCGCCGGTTCCTGCAGGTGGACATCGACGACTACTTCCTGGCCGGCGACCGCCTGAACGCCGCCAGCGGGCAGCTGTACACGAAACCTTTCCGCCTGAGCGCCGCCGACATGGTCTCGGTGTTTTACCAGCAGGTCAAGCTCCGCGATACCTTCAAGGAGGCCGGCGGCTTCAGGTACTCGATGGTGTTCAACGGCGGCGGCGCAAACACGGCGGCCCCCGCGTCCTGCCTGCTGTTCCTGCCCAGCAAGGACCAGCTGACCAGCATGTCCAAGTGCCTGAAAGATCAGTTCGACTGGGTCAACCACACCAAAGACCATCTGCGCATGGACGTGATGGACCTGAAGACGGCCAGTGACCAGATCGCCACCAACTTTACCCTGGGCACCAAACTGGGCCTGCCCGTCAACAGCAGAAGTCTGGTCACCGGCGAGCACAGCGGGCTGGGCAACATGGACCCCACCGACGACGGCACCTATAACGACTCCGACGTGAACCTGCCCAAGCAGGATCTGGGGCTGGGGCGCAGCAACCCCAACATGCTGCTGGCCGCCGGCAGCGCCGGGGTGCGTTACCTGGCGTCCGATCACAGCGTGGCCAGCCAGTGGGACGCCTCATGCTCCACCTGCGGGGTGCCGCACCCCATGGACAGCAGCCTGTTCCTGGTGCCGCGTTGGCCGATCAACGTGCACTACCACGTCACCAACCCGGACGAGGTCTTGAAGTCCTACAACAGCATCTATGCCCCCGGCGGCACCCGGCCGTACTGGGATCACGCGCTGAACTACACCGAGTTCCTGGACAAGGAAAGCGATCTGGCCCTGACGCACATGCTGGGCGGCGGCGCGTTCCCCCACTACCTGCACCAGACCAACCTGAACCAGTACCGGCTGGGCAAGAGCGTGGCCAGCGACTGGGTGGAGGCGGCACTCAGGAAGTACAGCAGCTACAGCACCCTGCCGCTCAACACCTACAACTGGGACCAGCTGGGCGACTACATGAAGAGCCGCACCCTGGAGGAGAAGGCCAAGGCGGCTGGCACACTGGGGGCCGTGTGGGACCGCAAGACCGGCGTGGTGTCCATCAGGGGTGCGGGACCCGTCACGCTGACCGGCGCGAACTCCGGTACCCTCTACGGCGGGACCCGCATCCTGAGCAGCACGGTCAACGGCACCACCACGCTGCCCGTCAGTCCCAGGTAA
- a CDS encoding endo alpha-1,4 polygalactosaminidase produces MLTATPALSPHLPLSVYYGPPSPQVLGTLARFRTAVVQTTLYAPAELATLRAGGTRVLGYLSVGEDHPTGDYLCTPGCAVYHRAVNPQWGSVAVDAAHPAWRAELLGRARRELQHADGLLLDTLDSAAPAATLALVRALREAHPGVTLLANRGFGLLPDLAPLVHGVLFEGFSTTHSPGYTRLDGQGLAYTAFWLQKLRDLGLNVCALDYADTPALAQAARERANLFSVQTFVTDRALSWPGGFR; encoded by the coding sequence TTGCTCACGGCCACCCCCGCCCTGTCGCCCCACCTGCCCCTGAGCGTGTATTACGGCCCACCCAGCCCGCAGGTGCTGGGGACGCTCGCCCGCTTCCGCACCGCCGTCGTGCAGACGACCCTGTACGCACCTGCGGAACTGGCGACCCTGCGGGCGGGCGGCACACGGGTGCTGGGCTACCTGAGCGTCGGAGAGGACCATCCCACGGGCGACTACCTGTGCACGCCCGGCTGCGCCGTCTACCACCGGGCGGTCAATCCCCAGTGGGGCAGCGTGGCCGTGGACGCGGCCCATCCCGCGTGGCGGGCAGAGCTGCTGGGCCGTGCCCGGCGGGAACTTCAGCACGCCGACGGCCTGCTGCTCGACACCCTGGACAGCGCCGCACCGGCGGCGACGCTGGCGCTGGTTCGGGCGCTGCGAGAGGCGCATCCCGGCGTGACCCTGCTGGCCAACCGGGGCTTCGGGTTGCTGCCGGACCTCGCGCCGCTGGTGCATGGCGTGCTGTTCGAGGGCTTCAGCACCACCCACAGCCCGGGGTATACCAGACTGGACGGGCAGGGCCTGGCATACACCGCCTTCTGGCTGCAAAAGCTGCGGGATCTGGGCCTGAACGTCTGTGCCCTGGACTACGCCGATACCCCGGCGCTGGCCCAGGCCGCCCGCGAGCGGGCCAACCTCTTCAGCGTGCAGACCTTTGTGACCGACCGCGCCCTGTCGTGGCCCGGGGGCTTCCGGTGA
- a CDS encoding FtsW/RodA/SpoVE family cell cycle protein — translation MSLPLIIAQMLLMVLGLLGVAAARPDLIVEHGSKTALALGITFLVARLRPKTFLKLGPPFWAFTLLLLLLVLFIGVGTEESSATKRWLDFGGPFRFQPSELAKLGLIMMLASFFSRRGVQNKLVSATGMIVITTGLIFLEPDLGSSVLMFGLGIVLMYAAGVRISNITGFLLALGLMALPMFSVYLEKHPYILARWQGHQARDEERAVGLDQIGFAHRDLTWGGWWGQGPDGRRYEYFAAHTDMVVASVGFTTGLLGVVTLLFCYWLIVSVALQTSQLAARIRPMTAEIHGASILATGSMFMIVGQAFVNLAVAAGFFPVTGVPLPLVSFGFSSMLTMSVALGIIHSALREVKRNLPETELEPTESRTNVPEGTGLSAD, via the coding sequence GTGAGCCTGCCACTGATCATCGCGCAGATGCTGCTGATGGTGCTGGGCCTGCTGGGGGTGGCCGCCGCGCGCCCGGACCTGATCGTGGAACACGGCTCGAAGACGGCGCTGGCGCTGGGCATCACCTTTCTGGTGGCCCGGCTGCGGCCCAAGACCTTCCTGAAGCTGGGGCCGCCATTCTGGGCCTTCACGCTGCTGCTGCTGCTGCTGGTGCTGTTCATTGGGGTGGGCACCGAGGAAAGCAGCGCCACCAAACGCTGGCTGGATTTCGGCGGCCCCTTCCGTTTCCAGCCGTCCGAGCTGGCCAAACTGGGCCTGATCATGATGCTGGCCTCGTTCTTCTCGCGCCGGGGCGTGCAGAACAAGCTGGTCAGCGCCACGGGAATGATCGTGATCACCACCGGGCTGATCTTCCTGGAGCCGGACCTGGGCAGCAGCGTCCTGATGTTCGGGCTGGGCATTGTCTTGATGTACGCTGCCGGGGTCCGCATCAGCAACATCACCGGCTTTCTGCTGGCCCTGGGCCTGATGGCGCTGCCGATGTTCTCGGTGTACCTGGAGAAACATCCGTACATCCTGGCGCGTTGGCAGGGCCACCAGGCCCGCGACGAGGAACGGGCGGTGGGGCTGGATCAGATCGGTTTCGCGCACCGCGACCTGACCTGGGGCGGCTGGTGGGGCCAGGGGCCGGACGGACGGCGCTACGAGTATTTTGCCGCCCACACCGACATGGTGGTGGCCTCGGTGGGCTTTACCACCGGGCTGCTGGGCGTGGTCACGCTGCTGTTCTGCTACTGGCTGATCGTTTCGGTGGCGCTGCAGACCTCGCAGCTGGCCGCGCGCATCCGGCCCATGACCGCCGAGATCCACGGGGCCAGCATTCTGGCCACCGGTTCTATGTTCATGATCGTGGGTCAGGCTTTCGTGAATCTGGCGGTTGCCGCCGGCTTCTTTCCGGTCACGGGGGTGCCGCTGCCGCTGGTCAGTTTCGGCTTTTCCAGCATGCTGACCATGAGCGTGGCGCTGGGCATCATCCATTCCGCCCTGCGCGAGGTCAAGCGCAACCTGCCCGAGACGGAGCTTGAGCCCACCGAATCCAGGACCAACGTACCGGAGGGCACAGGCCTGAGCGCCGATTGA